The window CtaaaacagaggaaaagaaTTCACAGCCATTGCAGTGCATGAGTATACAACAACTCACATTTTCAAGGGATTCATCTAGAATGATTGCACCATAAGTGGGTACACCCATTTTGTACTCCTTCCACTGCTCAAGAACTTTCTGCACATCCTCTCCGTGAGGTAACAGAAATGGACAGTGATGGAACAGTTTGCAGCAGTCAAGAAAAATTATCTCTGCTAAAATGAAATAACATAAACAGCAACTACACCTCATTTGATCATCTGAAGAGGTGCATGGACAACTACACTGCCTATTGTCATTAtaaaaaatgccttcaaaagtaatacacattataaaaaacagatttaaaaaaaaataatcacaagTTATTTAAAAATCTCTGTAACATGTAAGGATATCAGCTTTGGCAAAGTCTCTTATCCCGCAGTGAGGAGTTCCTGGAGTGTTTTGCATGCAGAAGTCCAGGTAGAACCAGTGGGCTAGCTCAATCTGGAAGCAAACTCGGATAGCATTGTCCCTTTCCTCACTGGGGATGTGCAGGATGAACCGGCTGGGGAAGCACAAACAATAAAGAAATGGGATTAGGACCAGAAACTGTATGTAGAGCTTCTCCTTTCACAGTACTGTCATtatactttgtgttgctctgcaTGCATTTATGGTCAACTCTGTGTTTGTACTGTTTCTTGTTACTTCATGTTgcgttttttccattttaaagctTAAAGGATGGACATTAACCAGATTCTAACAAATTAACTGCAGACAAACAGTTTGCAtgggaaaatgagaaaaatttTGCTAATGCTGAGAGGTGCTTTCTCTGTGATTCTTGTAAACAACACTGAACATATATTACCAAAACCTTCCTTGACAAAGGGCTATTTAATTCTAATGCTGTTTTCGTTTGTTGAGCATCTGGTTATATTTAGGGAGTTAGGCATTCAAGTGTGATATGACTGGAGTCCATCTTAAGACATATGTATCCATATTCGGCTGTATAATCAACCAAATATACTTAGCAGCTTTGCTTTGCTGctaaataaatgtgtttcagTCCGTGTATCTACTGGATCAGTGCTGGTAGCGATGTTCCTCCAGTTAACAGTTAAAAGCTTCTTGGCGAACAATAGGAACATGTACTCTTTTCTTACAGCATTTTACTCTAAGTACCAAGACCATGGGGTCTGAAGAATAATAAGATTCTCCCCTTTCATATCCTGCCAATATCCCAGGCCCTCTCCTCAGTCATCACATTTAATTCAAGCTCCCACCTTTTTTTTATACTGAGGGTATTTAGTGCCATGTCATTTACTAGTGTCCTATAGATGTGTGAGATACGAATCCAAGTCGTCAGATGTTTTTCAGTTACCGTAATAACATATTAGTCAATACTCGTTCATCTTTTCAAGCTTTCCCACTCACAGTGGGAAAGGGTGTAGTGCCTTAGATATAGGTAGCAAATCAAAACTTATGGGAGACGTGCAAATTGGTATTGTAATTGAGCAAATGACATTATTACCACGAAGTCAAAGTTATTGTATTCAAGCCTTTGTTGTTTGAATCCATTACCCTACGACGATAGGTTGAAACTGATGTTACCAGCCACTGGATTAACTCGTGATACAGTGCTTCGCCCACGCTCCTTCTAAAAGGGTGGATTTCGGTTTGATGTAGTGGTCATCCTACGGATAAATAATATTCAGTGCACCCTTTACTGTGTTCACAGTACACATACTGACTGAGCTACGGAGAGCTACAAAGATAATACCATGCGCCATAGACGCCACTGCTCTTGATCTTGGACTTCTGTTCATCGTGATACCACTGAATCGGTTTTTGTGATAACAATTAAATCTCAATTTAAACTAAATAACAGTGTTAGAGGTCCCCAGGAAACACCAAGTTACCTGCAGAGATCGTCCAATACGCTGGAGGGTATCTCCACTCTTTTTGTTTCCATGTTGGTGCCCGACATCCCGATTCCTTCTCACCATCCAAGTACAAAAGCCATTAGAGTCGCACACTAGTCCATCGTTTTTAGTTTACGTTCTAATTCTAGCGCGATAAATCTCCAGCTTCAAACACACTAGGAAAGAGCAGCTTTCACTAACTACCAATTCGCCGTGCTCCTCCGGAATATGATGTTGAGGTTGCGTTCAAGTCATGTAGGATAGATGAAAATACATTGAAAGATAGTGGTTTAGAGGAGTGACGGGTACTAattcagctgtgtgactgtgggtgtaagaaaaacaagtttttgtttttagatgaAAACACTACACATTAATATTATACACCAACAGAATGCCCGCTGAATGTGAGTTTATTTACACAGAATAGTGGACTTTTCCTGATTTGTGGTATTTCGAATGTTATATATCGGATCCACCACAAAAATTTGACTCTCACAGGAAACTCGGACTCTCCCGTGACGCCATGTACAAATTAGAAGTTTATTATTACAACAtcttgaaataaaatgaacGCCACGTTAGTTCACAACCGGAAGTTCATCATTTGGCTTCCCTTTCGGTCACATGATGAGCTCAGtctgaagcatttttttttctttcaatgaACTTTATTtgtcaacaacaatataaacatataagGCACCGTTATTAATGCATCTATTCGGTTGAGCAttacaacaagagaaaaagaaacaccaaaaaaaaaaaaaaaaaaaaagagagagaaaaaacaaaagaaagaaacaagacaaaaaagggCAATGTAGAATTTGAGAGCATAGGTACAAAAAGTGTTAACAAAAAGGGAAATCATGATCCACATCTCAGATAGGGAGGCCTCCTTTTAACATAAACTGAACTTATTGAATAATACAACAACTTTACGggctttcttgtcatttacAAGTTTCAGCGACTTACTCCAAAGTTCTGCAGCATGGGTTAGTTAGTGATGGGGCTCTTGTGGCGCAACTCCAAAAGAAGAGCTGGCTCTTTTGGGTCCCAAATGGctctaaattttaaaaaaataatctgtagCCTCATATTTTACCTTTAATTGGCAAATATGAATGCCTTGTGTTTTGATAAACCCTTTTGCATTTAGTGTTTTTATGAGAAGCCTTATAATTGCCAAATTGTATGTATTTGTTCTGTTACAAAAGCAGGCATTCttacttttaatattttaatcaaacttttcattttaattcaacacaaaaataaaacactgcaaacaaatccaaagaacagaaacagaacCAAACTCAGTAGCCAAACAGTATGTCCTTAATGCAGGTTGatattcagaaaaatcaaatgaCTCAGCTTGGATGGGCTGATTCGGTTTCTCCTCTTAGTATCTGCTtcttctttaaactgcagccagatgctgcttcatTTACGGTTGTCAGTCATATGAGTTTTTGCAATGCACTTGCACCATCTCACTCACTGACTGAGGGGTAATGACGTGAGGAGCAACCCTGAAAAATTGATACTTCATTTCATGTTGCAGgatcaaatatgaaaatatcaaTATCTGATTGGATTAAATTTGTTTTCTCACTCATGGTCTTAGAGAGACCAAGACTAGTCTTCCCTGCACCTTCTTCACATATGATGGGAGGCCACTGTGTAGATAGTTGTTAAGCTCTGAGGTTGTTTACCATAACACTAGGATCTTGTCCTGCTTCAGACAGGCTGAAAATACACTGGGGTCAGCATCCATTGACCCCACTCTGTGATGTTACGTGGCCTACCACTttgggaatgacagcaacataaTTCAGGATCACAGACCACTGTTTAGCACAGTCCTCAATAATAATTATGTAATTACTTTATGacatctgtctttcttttaGACCAATGACTGTCCAATAACTCCAGGGgtaacagaaaatgaaaagagaaaatattcaatAAGTGATCCTTGCTTATATCCAAGATCAAAGAAGACAAGCCAGATTGCTTTGAGAGGTGAAAGTACAACTGAGAAAACCTCTTGTGGGTTTTTGTTTCCATtgtatgttaaaataaaataatacattttgtcCAAATCAAATAGATGAGGCAcatgcagcagaaaaaaaagaatataagtTTAATACAACGTGCaacaatatatacacattaACAGCATATCAAATATTACAAAAAGAACAGTGATCACACGAACACATTAAATATATTCTGCATAGTAAAACCCCTCACCaatgtttacaaaaaaagggggggactGAACAAGCTTCTGGTTTCATTGGTTGCCATTTGTTTTAAGTCAACGCGTGAAAAGGAACCAAACCTCAACTCTCCACATTGTAGCATACAATTAGAAAACCTTTAATACAACAGTTGTAATTTAAACTaaatcaaaatgaaacaaatttaTTTCTGTTATAGGATTAGGAATTACAGATTATCCACCCCACGGATTCTCCGGGCTAGCTGAATGTCACGAGGGAATACAGTGACTCTCTTGGCGTGGATGGCACACAGATTGGCATCTGAAAATATCAAGACGAGAAAAGCCTCTGCAGCCTGGGAGGACAAGAATGTAGAAAAGTTTGATTGGCAAGCTTTATTCTGGCTTAATAGGAATATGTAATAATTACACTATATACACAATAAATAATTACATTATTTAGTTAAcaaaaagaaagccaaacaacaCCAGCGACAAACTTGGAGAGCAATTGTTGCTGTTCAGAAGTGGGTTTATAAAAAGAGTTGTAAGGCCATTTCTAAAACAAGTCCATCAATGTACAGTGAAAAATATTATTCAGAAATGGGAAACATTCAAGGCAGTCACTAATCTTACCAGGAAATTTAACCCAAGGTCGGACTATGTAATGCTTCgagaaactacaaaaaaaccccaagagcTACATTTCAGACTCTAAAAAAAGCCCCTAAAAGCCTCAGTTACAGTTAGCACGTTACGTTTGTGACATtagaattagaaaaagactggacAACCAACCACAGCATATCAGGACAAACACCTTATACCAAACAAAAGTATAACATGTAACTTTTTGCCAAAAGTATTGAGCAAAGGCTGTGAATACTTATGtacatgttttggtttttatttttaataaatttgcaAGAATTCTAAGCAAAAATTGTTCACTTTTTCATTATGAGGTGTTGTGTATAATATTTTGAGGTAAAAAATGAATTCAATCCATTTTGGAATCAGGCTCAAACATGATAAAACTGTAACAAGTGAAGCACTGTGAATACTTTTCTGTCAGTCACCTGTGTGAAGAGGGTACGTAAGCTATCAACTGATCCCCACCTAATGGCAGTATGGCGATCTAAATGGCCTTATttaaggcaaaaaaaacaaaacaaaacaaaacaaaaaaaaacaaacactgcacacCATCACACTTGTAATTCTAGGTAAATGTATCAAATAGACAAGTGAACATTACAAGTGTCCACAATTCATCAAAAGGCTAATGGAGATAGCGTCTTACCTCTTGGAGGGCCAGAAGAGCATAAACCTGCCATCGGAGCCTTTCTCTAGAAAAGCTTTGGCACACCTCATGAACCTAAATCAAAAGGAAGAACCAACATCTTTTTAAGAAACAGAGGCTTCAGTCACATAGAAAAACCCcccacaacaaacacacaaaaaaccgtCTAGACAGTGATGCTTTTTCAACACCAACTATATGAGTATGTAActgatttgtttaaaaaaaaaacaaaaaaaaaaaactgcacatgAACTCAGAAATGTTGGCACATGTCTGCCGTAGCAGTAACCCCTGAATGagatggtggacaccagaggtgattACAGCCGTCAAGCTGAAGAAGGAGCACTGTTCGGACTTGGTTTGCCTGCGGGACTCCAGAGACAGCTGACAGGTCCTGACATCCCAAGCAGAGTGCATCTCTGGCAgtagctgaagcaaaaacttggGTGTGAGAGAAGTTCCCTGCCTGATCTTTGTGTTAACACCATTATTGCTAGCTCTTTAAAGGTGAAAAATTAGATTGCAGACACAAGCGGCAAATATGatctttttttcaaaatgtggCTGGGTTTTCAGGCTGAAGAGTTCAGTCATTTGGGAGGggttcagagtagagccgctgatCCTCCACGACGAAAGAAGCCAGCTGACGCAAGCGCCTCCCAGGTAAAGTATTCTTACCGGGCATACCAAAACCTCTGCTTTCATAGAGGCGCTCACACTTCCTACTGATCAGtaaatcaagtgcatttgattagtaACACCTGGCTGTTACTTTGTGCATAGGGATTAACAGGGAAAGTAAGTTCACCATTACTTCTTCCACAGTTTTTTCGCAGGACTCTATGCAGTCCTGCATCATATGTACACAGTCCTTCATTTGACTGTATGTATTATgcagttaatttattttttatttaataactaTTTTTTGTGCCTGCAGGTCATTGAGAGAGAGTCGACTCTGATGGCACCAAATGCCTGAATCCTAGTCCTAGATCAGCCCCAAAGAGGACAAGACTAAAATTCCCTCTTGTGTCCTTCAAAGAGATTATAGACATTGAATTGTACAACAGAATTGGCTCTTTTTATCTTGGTTCTTTTTGCTGCCAGTTTCAGCCTCAATTCTGTGAACACAGTAAAGATTATTTACATGCTATCATTGCGAGGATGGAGACATAGATTTTGTACCGGACAAGTAGATATCTATAATGGTTATTAACATTAAGACCCGAGTTAAGAAAGAGTATATGAGCATATTTGTAATTACTGTAGTTTCTCTTTCTTGTACTTCCGACAATTAAAAGGCATTGAAAAAAAGTACACTTCTATTGATtcaactaaaaaaacaacaacgcaAAAACAGATTCAATCCTGTAACAAtgtaaacaatgaaaaaaatgctgtaactgaaaatacagtttaaaaaaataaataaaaaaataaaaaaataaataaagactccCAGTGGGTAAAAAGTGACTTTATCTGTGTCTggtctgctgctgtcagactcacCAAACGGGCAAAGGGCGCCTTTCTAAGGAGGAGATCTGTGCTTTTCTGGTACTTGCGGATCTCCATCAAAGCTCTGGTTCCTGGTCGAAATTTCCTCTTCTTGGGGGAAACAGGAGGCTGTCCTAAATGCACAAATACAGTTTGTTAGCAAGACAATTAAGTAAAACCTTTGACAGTCAAATAAGCCTTTGATTTTAAGTGCTGaaaagtgggggggggggggggggagcagtctcgctctctctctccctctccctctcacacacacacacacaaaaaaaaatacattactaAAGTTACTCTAACCTGAAACTCCACTGCGTCTTGGGGATGTTACACTGGGGGTCCTTTGGGCTGGCACTTGGGGGCGCCGTTGAGGGGTTTTACCCTTCCGACGGCTGGCAGATGAATTACGACGCATTGCTACAAATGTACAGGCGAAAATTACAAAGGGAATAACACCAAGGTCACAATTTAACTATAACAGATTAGGGACATTACTAgaggcacacaaaaaaaacaaagaacaaacttTCAAGTTTCCTTTTGAGTCAGTAACTGtacttattattttattagatAAGGTAAGCAGTTATTTTGTTTTcgttttatttaaactttatttatccaggtaaataAAGGTATAGAGGGAGGTATAGATTCACCCTCTCTTCTGATAAAACAGCTTAAAAGGCCTACAAAAGAGCATCAGATTACAGAAGAAAATGCTCGGCAGATTGATTTTGTCTCAAATGCATTCAAAGTAAAAGGGGAAGTGTGGCTTACTTCAAATCACAGATCATTAGAAACATCAAGCTACCTTGACACATGAGAAGCAGTTCTTGTTTGCAAAGGTACTCATGCCTGTGGAATACGTCATTTTATAACTGCTTGAATGAGAAGGGAAAGCAGGACATGTGCAAATCTCATCCAAGTGTGtcaagcctttttttccccagacaCTAACTACTTCAGCTCCATCTTCAAAAATTACTTTCTCAAGAATACACCAACACTCAAAAGtcatttagtgtttttttctttattttttactccTTTCTACATTCTACTTGAAAgatatatggaaaaaaaaaagtccaggcTAACTTCTTCAGATCTGTCTTTGGTGTTCAGCAAATATATATACATGAGGGGTTCTGtgcagtatctttgctgttcttAGGACTGAgttcttctggacagagatctcagatATTGTTCCtaggatctgctggagccattcGCCTAGCCTAGCCTGGAGTTCACTGCTCAGATTACCACTGTTACCCTCATCCTCCACATATTCTCAAGTTCTTCTCTCAGCCCTTGGTACCTCTCCAGCTTCTTaagttccttcttcctgatgttgctgtcattcagtatagctacatctatcactatggCTGTCTTCCTCTGCTATGTacagttggttagccatcactagtttgtccgtctgtatctggaaatCCCACAGGAGcttagcttggtcattctcGACCACCCTAGGGTGGTCATTTTAACCTCGGGACTTGAGGTTAAaagatgttcctgtatactatgGGTGCCTGCTAGCATcctgcaccctgctgttatgtgctgaattgtctcaggggcatctttacacagcctaaACATGGGTTCTTGCCTGGTGTGACAGACCCctgcctctatggatcttgtactcaaaGTTAAAAGCCTTGGTAATGTTCACTTCACAGCTAGCCCATACAGACCTTTGCACATCAGTGGTTCCTTCCTACATTGAGAATCCAAAGCATACATAGCTAAAGGACATCTTATAGCTCAAACATGTACTGTACACCTGGCAGTTGGCTTGAATCGGGGTCAGATCACATTCACACCATAAACAAACCAGGAGTTCATTTGGAAACGTACAGAGACCACCTTCTCCAAAGGGTCTCTGTGGGATAACTGTGTTCACACTTGCACAAATGAACTGCAACAATTGGGAAAACAAAACGGAGTTCCATTTAAATGGACTAAATAACCCATCTGTGAAAGTACCCAAACAAATTAGTCACAAAGAATATCCCTAGAATGCACCACAAACCAAATTTTGAAAAATGGATATAATCCATTTTGGAGAAAAAGCTGTAACACCATAAAATGAGGACAAAGTTGTAGTAAAACTATTCAGACTTTCCAGATGCACTGTaggcactttaaaaaaaaaaaattaaattcactttgtttttaagtGGCATTGTTGTCATGTTCTGCGCTGTGTCCCTTTTCTAATCTGACAcaattttttgtttcttatacAGTCTACAACATGCAATTCTGAGGTCTTCTCTGGTACCTTCATTCAAGTAACTGTTTCAAATTACAttttggaaaaacagaaaattatgACACCGGCATTATAAAGAAAGCCTAATATAACTATGTTGGGATGTTATGTCATATTCCTGAGGAGAATCACAGCGTTTTAAAACTGCTGTATAGAAGGAAATTGACAAGTTGCAGTCGCTAAAATACAAGCGACACTATATAGCTAATACACAGTGTTGATATAATATGAGCaaacaaatattattaaaatatagtGAAAGCTAGAGATAAGACCACCTTGATATAAAATATTTGATCTATTCGATCGAACCATTGGGTCCTGTAGCAAAAACTCATTCGGAAATGGCAATAAAAAGGTAGTGAGGATTAACAATTTCAAATGGGTGACCAACTGACATCAAACTAtcccaggggcggatctagagaaattttcttagggtggcatgagggtggcaaagaaatcaaatggggtggcaaaatcaaagcctccCCCCCCTacccaaacacatatgcaggtggttacttatggttaaaatgattcaaatgcagtaagtatacacgtttttcatataaatatagtctataacttaattattgtctgtagcccacataattacacactttagttacataaaacatgtgagttttgattttatgtactgtatagcctttataataaataaatatgtagcccaataagtataaaatccagaaagctacacaacttggggcggttcatttacaaacacaagtctaacttaattTTCACACTggtttttgttagaaaacaatcacattgttacagcttaaattacacaaaatgtcagaaatctgcactgtcatgaacaaaaatttaaacctaatttttcatgatgtgttggattaacccactgaggtctgaaatacaaccggccatttttgactcctgttgagtttacgtttgtatttcaccctcaaattgtttcattttatttttttcaccttgccttgtttggtatcattcttttcagctcagctgaatttagtttttttcactgacttactgcattagtattactgatctgaaatctcacaaagaacttaaaatcctagtagtattttttactgtaaaaaaaacccccacagacatgttgagtacatttttataacttgaaatgcaaatataaatataaattgtacattttgtaaacatatacaactatttatctaaaaatgcagccaatacacctgccgtttttttcattttctacaaccatttaaaaatattactaaaactaatatgagagaacaatcagatttcgcaataagatgccccacaaatgatgtgtgccagtaaaaaaaaaatttgtccaccaaaagacagaggagaagagcacagggataaacctgcaggcctgacaacaggaggtgtatcactccgctggttttctacttagtgacagtgtttacattgcaaatttGCCatagtgacattcattagtgccctccctgacacacaaaacaaaacgactacacaaaagaacagctacacaagacaacacaatacgctaagtatacactccacactaaacgtcacaaatctcccacatctaaaaactctctctctctctctcgctgccgtgaccgtcactcccaaaacttttccctctttctaaacaaccaaatcccacgtgttaacttttttttttttttttaaattggtcgacatggtacatttttccaccaataggaaagaggtggctttttttttttctttctttactgttttcgcgctgtccttagaaaacgcttaaaacccacacacacaaaaacttaaggacagtatttagaaaaaaagcgtgacttatatatattatcataactctggatttactggcctgtaattaaaatttaaaaactttgaagtccgaactttcaaagtgggctgaaatagagactccgcgtggctgcagcttgttgctatgtcagcttacatcagtcatgtgatttggaggtgcagcgtgtccgtggaccacagagggttaataacactcaccttccttccatttccagagtgtaacatccaaccacctgtgtaaaaagcgaaattcccatggtgttgttcaaaatgtgctcggGCACAATCATAAacatcgcttgctactgaaaacaagaaaaaagctggtcctgctatgggct is drawn from Pelmatolapia mariae isolate MD_Pm_ZW linkage group LG7, Pm_UMD_F_2, whole genome shotgun sequence and contains these coding sequences:
- the LOC134631963 gene encoding histone H3-like centromeric protein A — encoded protein: MRRNSSASRRKGKTPQRRPQVPAQRTPSVTSPRRSGVSGQPPVSPKKRKFRPGTRALMEIRKYQKSTDLLLRKAPFARLVHEVCQSFSRERLRWQVYALLALQEAAEAFLVLIFSDANLCAIHAKRVTVFPRDIQLARRIRGVDNL